The following are from one region of the Sorghum bicolor cultivar BTx623 chromosome 2, Sorghum_bicolor_NCBIv3, whole genome shotgun sequence genome:
- the LOC8072241 gene encoding protein transport protein SEC31 homolog B isoform X1: MACIKSAQRAALTALAPDAPYLAAGTMTGAVDLSFSNSANIEIFRLDFQSDSPDLPLLASAPAPDRFNRLSWSRPGAVEGDSFALGLLAGGLSDGSVAVWNPLSMISSEGKAEDAMVARLEKHTGPVCGLEFSELTPNRLASGAEQGELCIWDLKNPIEPIVYPPLKSVGSHAQAEISCLSWNPKFQHIVASTSSNGMTVVWDLRNQKPLTSFSDSNRRKCSVLQWNPDMSTQLIVASDDDNSPSLRVWDVRKTISPVREFVGHSKGVIAMSWCPYDSSFLLTCSKDNRTICWDTVSGEIISELPASANWNFDLHWYRKIPGVIAASSFDGKIGIYNLEFSGLYAAGDAVGAPARPRAPAPKWLKCPTGASFGFGGKLVSFHPVAPTQGAQASTSEVHVHNLVIEQSLVSRSTEFEAAIQNGDKSSLRALCEKKSQESLSDEERETWGFLRVMFEDGDFARTKLLTHLGFEPPQEPPASSTDELSQTLADTLNLDHATVTDNTDAQFLIDNGDDFFNNPQPSEASLPEEPVSTNGQQIEQEVSGDVVPSDPSIDKSIQHALVVGDYKGAVNQCLAANRMADALVIAHAGGSALWESTRNHYLKNSISPYLKVVSAMVGNDLMSFVSTWPLSSWKETLALLCTFARKEEWHILCDTLASRLVNVGDTLAATLCYICAGNIDKAVEIWSRTLKSEDGGKTYVDLLQDLMEKTITLALATGHKRFSASLSKLVENYAELLASQGLLKTAMEYLKLLGSDEHSQELAILRDRIACSTEENDNARSSVSENTSTPSPYVPNQPYTTPEHPQNVYQQVPQPYNVPSTYSEAYPQPTGPYGYNNAYQPPQPANMFVPPSTPANSQQQPGPSPVPVPQQTVKTFTPANPTGLKNPGQYHQPNTLGSQLYTGAANQPYSSGPSAPYPSGPPTTFHQPVSPVQYQPAAPPVSSFGPSAPVPGTVPNQMFPHSAATNSTSRFMPSNNQSFAPRPGLSPAQPSSPTQVQAQPTPPAPPPTVQTADTTKVSAELRPVIGTLTRLFDETSKALGGSQATQAKKREIEDNSRKIGALFSKLNSGDISSNVSSKLIQLCSAIDASDFATAMHLQVLLTTSDWDECNFWLAALKRMIKTRQNFRM, from the exons ATGGCGTGCATCAAGAGCGCGCAGCGGGCGGCGCTGACGGCGCTGGCGCCGGACGCGCCGTACCTCGCCGCGGGCACCATGACCGGCGCCGTCGACCTGAGCTTCTCCAACTCTGCCAACATCGAGATCTTCCGCCTCGACTTCCAGTCGGACTCCCCGGACCTGCCGCTCCTCGCCTCGGCGCCCGCCCCGGACCGCTTCAACCGCCTCTCCTGGTCGCGCCCGGGCGCCGTCGAGGGCGACTCCTTCGCCCTCGGACTCCTCGCCGGTGGCCTCAGCGATGGCTCCGTCGCCGTGTGGAACCCGCTGAGCATGATCAG CTCCGAGGGGAAAGCGGAGGACGCCATGGTCGCGCGTCTGGAGAAGCACACCGGGCCG GTTTGTGGACTGGAGTTCAGTGAGCTCACGCCGAATCGGCTCGCTTCTGGGGCTGAGCAGGGGGAGCTTTGCATCTGGGATCTCAAGAACCCTATTGAGCCAATTGTGTACCCACCACTCAAG AGTGTTGGGTCCCATGCTCAAGCTGAAATCTCTTGTTTATCCTGGAATCCCAAGTTTCAACATATAGTTGCTTCAACTTCGAGTAATGGGATGACAG TTGTTTGGGATTTAAGGAATCAGAAACCACTGACTAG TTTTTCAGATTCAAATCGAAGGAAATGCTCTGTTCTCCAATGGAATCCAGATATGTCCACCCAGCTGATTGTTGCATCAGATGATGACAACTCTCCCTCACTGAGA GTTTGGGATGTGAGGAAGACCATCTCACCAGTAAGAGAATTCGTTGGCCATTCAAAAG GTGTAATTGCTATGTCGTGGTGCCCCTATGATAGTTCATTCTTGCTTACATGTTCAAAAGACAATAGAACAATTTGCTGGGATACTGTTAGTGGAGAG ATTATTAGTGAACTACCTGCAAGTGCTAATTGGAACTTTGACCTTCACTGGTACCGGAAAATACCAGGTGTCATTGCAGCATCCTCATTTGATGGGAAAATTGGCATATACAACCTAGAG TTCTCTGGTCTTTATGCTGCTGGTGATGCTGTTGGTGCCCCAG CACGTCCAAGGGCTCCGGCTCCAAAATGGTTGAAATGCCCCACTGGTGCATCTTTTGGCTtcggtggtaaacttgtttcttTCCATCCGGTGGCACCCACCCAAGGTGCACAAGCATCTACATCTGAG gtGCATGTGCACAATTTGGTGATTGAGCAAAGTCTGGTGAGCCGATCAACTGAATTTGAAGCTGCTATTCAGAATGGCGACAAAAGTTCGCTTCGTGCTCTGTGTGAAAAAAAATCACAAGAATCTTT ATCTGACGAGGAGAGAGAAACATGGGGCTTCTTAAGGGTTATGTTTGAGGACGGCGATTTTGCAAGGACAAAATTGCTTACTCATCTTGGCTTCGAACCACCTCAGGAACCACCTGCAAGTTCAACTGATGAATTGAGCCAAACATTGGCAGATACACTTAATCTGGATCATGCCACAGTAACTGATAATACGGATGCCCAGTTTCTTATTGATAATGGGGATGATTTTTTCAACAATCCTCAACCTTCAGAGGCTAGCTTGCCTGAAGAACCAGTTTCTACAAATGGTCAACAGATAGAGCAGGAAGTGTCTGGAGATGTTGTGCCATCAGATCCATCCATTGACAAAAGCATTCAACATGCACTGGTGGTTGGAGACTACAAAGGGGCAGTTAACCAGTGTCTTGCTGCTAATCGTATGGCTGATGCTTTGGTTATAGCCCATGCCGGTGGTTCTGCTCTCTGGGAAAGCACAAGAAATCATTATCTTAAGAACAGTATCTCGCCCTACTTAAAG GTTGTCTCTGCTATGGTGGGCAATGATTTAATGAGTTTTGTGAGTACCTGGCCACTAAGTTCATGGAAGGAAACTCTTGCTCTGCTTTGCACA TTTGCACGGAAAGAGGAGTGGCATATTTTGTGTGACACACTTGCGTCTAGACTTGTGAACGTTGGAGATACACTAGCGGCAACTCTCTGTTATATTTGTGCTGGAAATATTGACAAAGCTGTTGAAATATGGTCCCGCACCTTGAAATCTGAAGATGGTGGGAAGACTTATGTTGATCTTCTCCAG GATTTGATGGAAAAAACCATTACTCTTGCCCTTGCTACGGGCCACAAGAGATTTAGCGCGTCACTGTCTAAGCTTGTTGAGAACTATGCTGAATTGCTGGCTAGTCAAGGTCTTCTTAAAACTGCAATGGAGTATTTAAAACTGTTGGGATCAGATGAACATTCGCAAGAGCTGGCAATTTTGAGAGATCGAATTGCATGTTCTACAGAAG AAAATGATAATGCTAGGAGTTCTGTTTCTGAAAACACCAGCACTCCTTCCCCCTATGTCCCAAATCAACCATATACTACCCCAGAACATCCTCAGAATGTTTACCAG CAGGTACCTCAACCATACAATGTACCAAGTACATATTCAGAAGCTTACCCACAACCTACTGGACCTTATGGATACAACAATGCATATCAACCTCCACAACCAGCCAATATGTTTGTTCCACCTAGCACACCTGCCAACTCTCAG CAACAGCCAGGCCCTTCACCTGTACCAGTGCCTCAGCAAACAGTGAAGACATTTACTCCTGCGAACCCAACTGGTCTAAAAAATCCTGGACAATATCATCAACCTAATACCTTAGGTTCCCAGCTTTACACG GGTGCTGCAAATCAACCGTATTCTTCTGGACCATCTGCTCCTTATCCAAGCGGACCTCCAACAACATTTCATCAGCCTGTATCGCCTGTTCAATATCAGCCTGCTGCTCCACCAGTATCTTCTTTTGGTCCGAGCGCCCCTGTACCAGGAACAGTCCCTAACCAGATGTTTCCCCATTCTGCTGCTACTAACTCAACTTCTAGGTTTATGCCATCGAACAATCAAAGCTTTGCTCCCAGGCCAGGTTTAAGTCCTGCACAGCCCTCAAGTCCGACGCAGGTGCAGGCACAGCCCACTCCTCCTGCACCTCCCCCGACTGTGCAGACAGCTGATACGACAAAAGTGTCTG CTGAGCTGAGACCTGTTATTGGTACACTAACCAGACTATTTGATGAGACATCCAAAGCTCTGGGAGGATCACAAGCTACTCAAGCAAAAAAGCGTGAAATTGAGGACAATTCAAGGAAAATAGGGGCATTGTTTTCAAAACTAAATAGTGGCGACATATCTTCAAATGTTTCATCTAAACTCATTCAATTGTGCAGTGCAAttgatgctagtgattttgcCACTGCGATGCACCTCCAG GTACTCTTAACAACAAGTGACTGGGATGAGTGCAACTTCTGGCTTGCGGCATTGAAGCGGATGATCAAGACAAGGCAGAATTTCAGAATGTAA
- the LOC8073129 gene encoding serine carboxypeptidase II-3, which produces MRTTTTTNTALPLLAMLCLALPLLPGATAKAARARQGDYLARLRGSPRQSPWPAESASLAVASATDRAARHAASPPVGRKEDDRVDKLPGQPSGVDFEQYSGYVTVDAAAGRALFYYLAEAVGGGSAAKPLLLWLNGGPGCSSLGYGAMEELGPFRVKSDGKTLYRNPYAWNNAANVLFLESPAGVGFSYSNTTADYGRFGDNKTAEDALQFLLNWMDKFPEYKGRDFYLAGESYAGHYVPQLAHAILRHAAATAGGGKPSSSSPINLKGIMIGNAVINDWTDSKGMYDFFWTHALISDTTADAIGRYCNFSAAAAGSDKCDEATSEADEALEDIDIYNIYAPNCQSDDLVSPPITPSMDNFDPCSDYYVNAYLNDPAVQSALHANVTRLDHPWSACSDVLRRWTDSATTVLPILTELLKNDVRVWVYSGDTDGRVPVTSSRYSVNQLQLPVAAKWRAWFSSTQGAGEVGGYVVQYKGKEKGSLSLVTVRGAGHEVPSYQPKRALVLVQNFLAGKTLPDCKTCESA; this is translated from the exons ATGaggaccaccaccaccaccaacactgCGCTGCCGCTCTTGGCAATGCTCTGCCTCGCGCTGCCGCTGCTCCCCGGCGCCACGGCCAAGGCGGCACGGGCGCGGCAGGGCGACTACCTGGCGCGCCTGCGCGGGTCGCCGCGCCAGTCGCCGTGGCCGGCCGAGTCGGCGTCGCTGGCGGTCGCGTCGGCGACGGACAGAGCCGCCCGGCACGCGGCGTCCCCGCCCGTGGGGCGCAAGGAGGACGACCGCGTTGACAAGCTGCCCGGCCAGCCGTCCGGCGTGGACTTCGAGCAGTACTCCGGGTACGTGACGGTGGACGCCGCGGCCGGGCGCGCGCTCTTCTACTACCTCGCCGAGGCCGTCGGCGGCGGGTCGGCGGCCAAGCCACTCCTCCTCTGGCTCAACGGAG GCCCCGGGTGCTCATCGCTGGGGTACGGCGCCATGGAGGAGCTGGGCCCGTTCAGGGTGAAGAGCGACGGCAAGACGCTGTACCGCAACCCGTACGCGTGGAACAACGCGGCGAACGTGCTGTTCCTGGAGAGCCCCGCCGGCGTGGGCTTCTCCTACTCCAACACGACGGCGGACTACGGCCGGTTCGGCGACAACAAGACGGCGGAGGACGCGCTGCAGTTCCTGCTCAACTGGATGGACAAGTTCCCCGAGTACAAGGGCCGAGACTTCTACCTCGCCGGGGAGAGCTACGCCGGCCACTACGTCCCGCAGCTCGCCCACGCCATCCTCCgccacgccgccgccaccgccggcggcggcaagccgtcgtcgtcgtcgcccatCAACCTCAAGGGCATCATG ATCGGGAACGCGGTGATCAACGACTGGACGGACAGCAAGGGCATGTACGACTTCTTCTGGACGCACGCGCTCATCTCCGACACGACGGCGGACGCCATCGGCAGGTACTGCAActtcagcgccgccgccgcgggctcCGACAAGTGCGACGAGGCGACGTCGGAGGCCGACGAGGCCCTGGAGGACATCGACATCTACAACATCTACGCGCCCAACTGCCAGTCCGACGACCTCGTCTCGCCGCCGATCACACCCTCG ATGGACAACTTTGATCCGTGCTCGGATTATTACGTGAACGCGTACCTCAACGACCCGGCTGTGCAGAGTGCGCTCCACGCCAACGTCACCCGCCTCGACCACCCCTGGTCCGCCTGCAG TGATGTCTTGAGACGCTGGACTGACAGCGCCACGACCGTGCTGCCAATTCTCACGGAGCTCCTCAAGAACGACGTCAGGGTCTGGGTGTACAG TGGAGACACCGATGGGAGAGTGCCGGTCACTTCCAGCAGGTACTCCGTGAACCAGCTCCAGCTCCCAGTCGCTGCAAAATGGAGGGCATGGTTCAGCAGCACTCAG GGCGCCGGAGAGGTGGGTGGCTACGTTGTGCAGTACAAGGGCAAGGAGAAGGGCAGCCTGAGCCTGGTCACCGTGAGAGGAGCCGGCCACGAGGTGCCCAGCTACCAGCCAAAGCGAGCGCTCGTGCTTGTCCAGAATTTCCTTGCAGGCAAAACGCTCCCTGACTGCAAAACATGCGAGTCGGCTTAG
- the LOC8072240 gene encoding uncharacterized protein LOC8072240, translated as MGEACRDAAAAGRQDEAGGGGGRHHAENEVVGDLAASAKLYEDVPAFPMMALNHISRLCESVDASVRFYVKALGFVLIHRPPALDFSGAWLFNYGVGIHLVQRDDARRAPDVRPETELDPMDNHVSFQCEDMGAMERRLQELHIRYMKRTINEEEGSPIDQLFFRDPDGFMIEICNCENLELVPAGALGRLRLPRDRHNPPVRTGTGGAE; from the exons ATGGGAGAAGCGTGCAGGGACGCGGCGGCTGCGGGCCGGCAGGACGAagcgggcggcggcggaggtCGTCATCACGCGGAGAATGAGGTCGTCGGCGACCTGGCCGCCTCAGCGAAGCTGTACGAGGACGTGCCGGCGTTTCCGATGATGGCGCTCAACCACATCTCCCGCCTGTGCGAGTCCGTCGACGCTTCCGTCCGGTTCTACGTCAAGGCGCTCGGCTTCGTGCTCATCCACCGCCCGCCGGCGCTCGACTTCTCCGGCGCATG GCTCTTCAACTACGGCGTGGGGATCCACCTCGTGCAGCGCGACGACGCGCGGAGGGCCCCCGACGTGAGGCCGGAGACGGAGCTGGACCCCATGGACAACCACGTGTCGTTCCAGTGCGAGGACATGGGGGCAATGGAGCGGAGGCTCCAGGAGTTGCACATCCGGTACATGAAACGGACCATCAACGAGGAGGAAGGGTCGCCCATCGACCAGCTCTTCTTCAGGGACCCCGACGGCTTCATGATCGAGATCTGCAACTGCGAGAACCTCGAGCTCGTCCCCGCCGGCGCGCTCGGCCGCCTCAGGCTGCCCCGCGACCGCCACAACCCGCCTGTGCGCACCGGCACCGGCGGCGCCGAGTAG
- the LOC8072239 gene encoding 3-oxoacyl-[acyl-carrier-protein] synthase I, chloroplastic — MQTLVLPDAMAVAAAAAADVPSRTQTLPRRVSVSMARAPRRESDPKKRVVITGMGVVSVFGNDVGAYYDRLLAGSSGVGLIDRFDASGFSTRFAAQIRGFSCEGHIDDESDRRLDDCQRYALVAARKALASAGLAIGSRAMYKIDKERAGVVVGSGIGGATAFTAGAEDLMRKGPRGISPCTIPFAMPNAASALVSIDAGIGFLGPNYSISTACATSNHCLHSAADQIRLGRADVMVAGGAEAAVAPVCLGGFAALRALSRRNEDPGAASRPWDRDRDGFVLGEGAGILVMESLEHARRRGAPIFAEYLGGSATCDAHHLMDARPDGRGAAACIRRSLEDAGVAPEEVNYVNAHATSSLAGDLAEVKALKQVFKNPSQIKMNATKSMIGHCLGAAGGLEAIATVKAITTGWVHPTINQFNPEPAVGEFDTVRGVKQLHEVHVGISNSFGFGGHNSVAVFAPFKPISW, encoded by the exons ATGCAAACCCTCGTCCTCCCCGACGCCATGGCcgtggcagcggcggcggcggccgacgtGCCATCGCGCACGCAAACTCTTCCCCGCCGCGTGTCGGTGTCGATGGCGCGGGCGCCACGGCGGGAGTCGGACCCAAAGAAGCGGGTGGTGATCACGGGGATGGGCGTGGTGTCGGTGTTCGGCAACGACGTGGGCGCGTACTACGACCGCCTCCTCGCCGGGAGCAGCGGGGTCGGCCTCATCGACCGCTTCGACGCCTCCGGGTTCTCCACCCGCTTCGCCGCCCAGATCCGCGGATTCTCCTGCGAGGGCCACATCGACGACGAGAGTGACCGCCGCCTCGACGACTGCCAGCGCTACGCCCTCGTCGCCGCCAGGAAGGCCCTCGCGTCCGCCGGGCTCGCCATCGGCTCCAGAGCGATGTACAAG ATCGACAAGGAACGCGCCGGCGTGGTCGTGGGCTCCGGCATCGGCGGCGCGACGGCGTTCACGGCGGGGGCCGAGGACCTCATGAGGAAGGGGCCGAGGGGAATCTCCCCCTGCACGATACCGTTCGCGATGCCCAACGCGGCGTCGGCGCTGGTCTCCATCGACGCCGGGATCGGCTTCCTTGGCCCCAACTACTCCATCTCCACGGCCTGCGCCACGTCCAACCACTGCCTCCACAGCGCCGCGGACCAGATCCGGTTGGGCCGCGCGGACGTCATGGTCGCCGGCGGCGCCGAGGCCGCCGTCGCGCCCGTCTGCCTCGGCGGTTTCGCGGCTCTGCGGGCGCTGTCGCGGCGGAACGAAGACCCCGGCGCGGCGTCCCGGCCGTGGGACAGGGACCGCGACGGCTTCGTCTTGGGCGAAGGCGCCGGGATACTG GTGATGGAGAGCCTCGAGcacgcgaggcggcgcggcgccCCGATCTTCGCGGAGTACCTGGGCGGCTCGGCGACCTGTGACGCTCACCACCTGATGGACGCGAGGCCCGACGGCCGTGGCGCGGCGGCGTGCATCAGGCGGAGCCTGGAAGACGCCGGCGTGGCGCCGGAGGAG GTGAACTACGTGAACGCTCACGCGACGTCCTCGCTTGCCGGGGACCTGGCAGAGGTGAAGGCACTGAAGCAGGTGTTTAAGAACCCGTCCCAGATCAAAATGAACGCGACCAAG TCCATGATCGGGCATTGCCTTGGCGCGGCCGGCGGGCTGGAAGCCATTGCTACTGTCAAAGCCATAACCACCGGCTGGGTGCATCCGACTATAAACCAattt AATCCTGAGCCGGCGGTTGGTGAATTTGACACTGTGCGTGGGGTGAAACAGCTGCACGAGGTACACGTCG GTATCTCCAATTCGTTTGGATTTGGTGGGCACAACTCGGTGGCAGTGTTCGCACCGTTCAAGCCCATATCCTGGTGA
- the LOC8072241 gene encoding protein transport protein SEC31 homolog B isoform X2 produces the protein MACIKSAQRAALTALAPDAPYLAAGTMTGAVDLSFSNSANIEIFRLDFQSDSPDLPLLASAPAPDRFNRLSWSRPGAVEGDSFALGLLAGGLSDGSVAVWNPLSMISSEGKAEDAMVARLEKHTGPVCGLEFSELTPNRLASGAEQGELCIWDLKNPIEPIVYPPLKSVGSHAQAEISCLSWNPKFQHIVASTSSNGMTVVWDLRNQKPLTSFSDSNRRKCSVLQWNPDMSTQLIVASDDDNSPSLRVWDVRKTISPVREFVGHSKGVIAMSWCPYDSSFLLTCSKDNRTICWDTVSGEIISELPASANWNFDLHWYRKIPGVIAASSFDGKIGIYNLEFSGLYAAGDAVGAPARPRAPAPKWLKCPTGASFGFGGKLVSFHPVAPTQGAQASTSEVHVHNLVIEQSLVSRSTEFEAAIQNGDKSSLRALCEKKSQESLSDEERETWGFLRVMFEDGDFARTKLLTHLGFEPPQEPPASSTDELSQTLADTLNLDHATVTDNTDAQFLIDNGDDFFNNPQPSEASLPEEPVSTNGQQIEQEVSGDVVPSDPSIDKSIQHALVVGDYKGAVNQCLAANRMADALVIAHAGGSALWESTRNHYLKNSISPYLKVVSAMVGNDLMSFVSTWPLSSWKETLALLCTFARKEEWHILCDTLASRLVNVGDTLAATLCYICAGNIDKAVEIWSRTLKSEDGGKTYVDLLQDLMEKTITLALATGHKRFSASLSKLVENYAELLASQGLLKTAMEYLKLLGSDEHSQELAILRDRIACSTEENDNARSSVSENTSTPSPYVPNQPYTTPEHPQNVYQVPQPYNVPSTYSEAYPQPTGPYGYNNAYQPPQPANMFVPPSTPANSQQQPGPSPVPVPQQTVKTFTPANPTGLKNPGQYHQPNTLGSQLYTGAANQPYSSGPSAPYPSGPPTTFHQPVSPVQYQPAAPPVSSFGPSAPVPGTVPNQMFPHSAATNSTSRFMPSNNQSFAPRPGLSPAQPSSPTQVQAQPTPPAPPPTVQTADTTKVSAELRPVIGTLTRLFDETSKALGGSQATQAKKREIEDNSRKIGALFSKLNSGDISSNVSSKLIQLCSAIDASDFATAMHLQVLLTTSDWDECNFWLAALKRMIKTRQNFRM, from the exons ATGGCGTGCATCAAGAGCGCGCAGCGGGCGGCGCTGACGGCGCTGGCGCCGGACGCGCCGTACCTCGCCGCGGGCACCATGACCGGCGCCGTCGACCTGAGCTTCTCCAACTCTGCCAACATCGAGATCTTCCGCCTCGACTTCCAGTCGGACTCCCCGGACCTGCCGCTCCTCGCCTCGGCGCCCGCCCCGGACCGCTTCAACCGCCTCTCCTGGTCGCGCCCGGGCGCCGTCGAGGGCGACTCCTTCGCCCTCGGACTCCTCGCCGGTGGCCTCAGCGATGGCTCCGTCGCCGTGTGGAACCCGCTGAGCATGATCAG CTCCGAGGGGAAAGCGGAGGACGCCATGGTCGCGCGTCTGGAGAAGCACACCGGGCCG GTTTGTGGACTGGAGTTCAGTGAGCTCACGCCGAATCGGCTCGCTTCTGGGGCTGAGCAGGGGGAGCTTTGCATCTGGGATCTCAAGAACCCTATTGAGCCAATTGTGTACCCACCACTCAAG AGTGTTGGGTCCCATGCTCAAGCTGAAATCTCTTGTTTATCCTGGAATCCCAAGTTTCAACATATAGTTGCTTCAACTTCGAGTAATGGGATGACAG TTGTTTGGGATTTAAGGAATCAGAAACCACTGACTAG TTTTTCAGATTCAAATCGAAGGAAATGCTCTGTTCTCCAATGGAATCCAGATATGTCCACCCAGCTGATTGTTGCATCAGATGATGACAACTCTCCCTCACTGAGA GTTTGGGATGTGAGGAAGACCATCTCACCAGTAAGAGAATTCGTTGGCCATTCAAAAG GTGTAATTGCTATGTCGTGGTGCCCCTATGATAGTTCATTCTTGCTTACATGTTCAAAAGACAATAGAACAATTTGCTGGGATACTGTTAGTGGAGAG ATTATTAGTGAACTACCTGCAAGTGCTAATTGGAACTTTGACCTTCACTGGTACCGGAAAATACCAGGTGTCATTGCAGCATCCTCATTTGATGGGAAAATTGGCATATACAACCTAGAG TTCTCTGGTCTTTATGCTGCTGGTGATGCTGTTGGTGCCCCAG CACGTCCAAGGGCTCCGGCTCCAAAATGGTTGAAATGCCCCACTGGTGCATCTTTTGGCTtcggtggtaaacttgtttcttTCCATCCGGTGGCACCCACCCAAGGTGCACAAGCATCTACATCTGAG gtGCATGTGCACAATTTGGTGATTGAGCAAAGTCTGGTGAGCCGATCAACTGAATTTGAAGCTGCTATTCAGAATGGCGACAAAAGTTCGCTTCGTGCTCTGTGTGAAAAAAAATCACAAGAATCTTT ATCTGACGAGGAGAGAGAAACATGGGGCTTCTTAAGGGTTATGTTTGAGGACGGCGATTTTGCAAGGACAAAATTGCTTACTCATCTTGGCTTCGAACCACCTCAGGAACCACCTGCAAGTTCAACTGATGAATTGAGCCAAACATTGGCAGATACACTTAATCTGGATCATGCCACAGTAACTGATAATACGGATGCCCAGTTTCTTATTGATAATGGGGATGATTTTTTCAACAATCCTCAACCTTCAGAGGCTAGCTTGCCTGAAGAACCAGTTTCTACAAATGGTCAACAGATAGAGCAGGAAGTGTCTGGAGATGTTGTGCCATCAGATCCATCCATTGACAAAAGCATTCAACATGCACTGGTGGTTGGAGACTACAAAGGGGCAGTTAACCAGTGTCTTGCTGCTAATCGTATGGCTGATGCTTTGGTTATAGCCCATGCCGGTGGTTCTGCTCTCTGGGAAAGCACAAGAAATCATTATCTTAAGAACAGTATCTCGCCCTACTTAAAG GTTGTCTCTGCTATGGTGGGCAATGATTTAATGAGTTTTGTGAGTACCTGGCCACTAAGTTCATGGAAGGAAACTCTTGCTCTGCTTTGCACA TTTGCACGGAAAGAGGAGTGGCATATTTTGTGTGACACACTTGCGTCTAGACTTGTGAACGTTGGAGATACACTAGCGGCAACTCTCTGTTATATTTGTGCTGGAAATATTGACAAAGCTGTTGAAATATGGTCCCGCACCTTGAAATCTGAAGATGGTGGGAAGACTTATGTTGATCTTCTCCAG GATTTGATGGAAAAAACCATTACTCTTGCCCTTGCTACGGGCCACAAGAGATTTAGCGCGTCACTGTCTAAGCTTGTTGAGAACTATGCTGAATTGCTGGCTAGTCAAGGTCTTCTTAAAACTGCAATGGAGTATTTAAAACTGTTGGGATCAGATGAACATTCGCAAGAGCTGGCAATTTTGAGAGATCGAATTGCATGTTCTACAGAAG AAAATGATAATGCTAGGAGTTCTGTTTCTGAAAACACCAGCACTCCTTCCCCCTATGTCCCAAATCAACCATATACTACCCCAGAACATCCTCAGAATGTTTACCAG GTACCTCAACCATACAATGTACCAAGTACATATTCAGAAGCTTACCCACAACCTACTGGACCTTATGGATACAACAATGCATATCAACCTCCACAACCAGCCAATATGTTTGTTCCACCTAGCACACCTGCCAACTCTCAG CAACAGCCAGGCCCTTCACCTGTACCAGTGCCTCAGCAAACAGTGAAGACATTTACTCCTGCGAACCCAACTGGTCTAAAAAATCCTGGACAATATCATCAACCTAATACCTTAGGTTCCCAGCTTTACACG GGTGCTGCAAATCAACCGTATTCTTCTGGACCATCTGCTCCTTATCCAAGCGGACCTCCAACAACATTTCATCAGCCTGTATCGCCTGTTCAATATCAGCCTGCTGCTCCACCAGTATCTTCTTTTGGTCCGAGCGCCCCTGTACCAGGAACAGTCCCTAACCAGATGTTTCCCCATTCTGCTGCTACTAACTCAACTTCTAGGTTTATGCCATCGAACAATCAAAGCTTTGCTCCCAGGCCAGGTTTAAGTCCTGCACAGCCCTCAAGTCCGACGCAGGTGCAGGCACAGCCCACTCCTCCTGCACCTCCCCCGACTGTGCAGACAGCTGATACGACAAAAGTGTCTG CTGAGCTGAGACCTGTTATTGGTACACTAACCAGACTATTTGATGAGACATCCAAAGCTCTGGGAGGATCACAAGCTACTCAAGCAAAAAAGCGTGAAATTGAGGACAATTCAAGGAAAATAGGGGCATTGTTTTCAAAACTAAATAGTGGCGACATATCTTCAAATGTTTCATCTAAACTCATTCAATTGTGCAGTGCAAttgatgctagtgattttgcCACTGCGATGCACCTCCAG GTACTCTTAACAACAAGTGACTGGGATGAGTGCAACTTCTGGCTTGCGGCATTGAAGCGGATGATCAAGACAAGGCAGAATTTCAGAATGTAA